Proteins encoded in a region of the Plasmodium falciparum 3D7 genome assembly, chromosome: 1 genome:
- a CDS encoding pre-rRNA-processing protein TSR2, putative has translation MNDDNTLALLYEGINLIFDKWTILRLAVTNNWGGINSEDKKKKLIEYVHNFVTNNNAKNKLCDYLRDEMSVLFNVDIEDHSDIEIADLILDLYQNLKKKNYDILEKIKNIQIYDISCSQEKNLIQNYEQGDEENMEDEYSSSNYSEYSNEESLDKE, from the exons atgaatgatgataatacGTTAGCCCTATTATATGAAggaattaatttaattttcgATAAATG GACTATACTACGTTTAGCTGTTACAAATAACTGGGGAGGAATAAACTCAGAagataagaaaaagaaattaattgAATATGTTCACAACTTTGTTacaa ATAATAATGCAAAGAATAAATTGTGTGATTATTTAAGAGATGAAATGAGCGTTCTTTTTAATGTTGATATTGAAGATCATAGCGat aTTGAAATTGCCGATTTAATACTCGATCTTTATcagaatttaaaaaagaagaattacGACATTctagaaaaaattaaaaacatacaaatatatgatatatcttgttcacaagaaaaaaatttaattcaGAATTATGAACAGGGCGACGAAGAAAATATGGAAGATGAGTATTCTTCCTCAAATTATAGTGAATATTCAAATGAAGAATCGTTAGacaaagaataa